The sequence below is a genomic window from Oncorhynchus nerka isolate Pitt River linkage group LG7, Oner_Uvic_2.0, whole genome shotgun sequence.
TGCCTCGCAGAGAGTGCCATCAAACTTGGTAAATAACCCAATTTGTTCCAGAACGTTAGCTACGTTCTGCTTTGCTCTGCTTTTAGATACTTATACAGGTCAATTGTATTCAGAATGCTTTGAACATTAAATGAACACTCAAAATTGTATCACTTTCTTACTTTGTGATTTTTGGGGGATTCAATTTAAAGTATGcacatatatatttattttacataATTTTTAGGTTGTTTGAAGTTAGATGGAGACACACTAATGGGAAAAATAGTGGAAGGTTTGAAGCCGTGATTGATTCCTGTTCTCATGTGGAAAGTTGTATGCAACATGTGTCGGAGAGTGTTTACCACTACACCAAGGCTCTGCACAGGAAATACTAATATTCATGGTTGATGGCAGTGGGTAACCAAATATAGATTGCAGtctccttgtccatagactgctttcaaggtaaggacacaaacattttgtaatttgggtgaattcTTTAAAATACATCCGGAAGAAAATCCTGTTTATGCCACAGGAGTGTTGGCCACGCCTGATCTATGTTTCCCAAGTGCTGGGtgtttaaaaatccttctctGGCATTAGCACCTAATTATAACGTTATAACAATTCTAATGTTATGTTATAACAATTAATTTCTCAAAATCACTCAACCTTCAATTTTTTTTAATGAGTATCAATATTCAGGTAGTtatacaaataaatacattttaatgcCAGAGATGCCGGTGTTTGAgggatatattggcatgggtgttgttcTCTTGGGCCGGCAaaccatgccaatatatcctccaaacaccggcatCGAGGGCATTGTAACTTTTATACATAGGGTTACCAATATTAAAATAATGATTTACACATTttcataaaaatatattttgatgaatatattcatactatttcatcccaCAAAGATATAGTCCAGACataaatctagggttgctacccaaactGGCTGGAaattcgttctattggttcggttgccagagacgcgacccagtctttaagtctttttgttttgtatctatgtACACGACTGTTGATAATTAGAtatgtagaagggtgagccggtcaaggatcgattcagacaaagtggtaaattgtatgacaagcgacagtttattcagagtaaagatatctggtacagcgtaattacggctcttccgttagctcGCACAGAACCAGCAGGAAAAGAGACCGTTAACAATTTACACAATCCTTATAAgtggaacagaaagtaggttgattctagaagatcggatctttggattggttcaggctggggtgtagtctgtagtcttccgccattggctcagttgtctgtccgtcatcgtagaatcctcttcgggcacacaatgttcggctagaaaggagattatgtgtgtgcgctggtttggcagttagtgtgtaatgtgggagctatcctgtaggggaccccacaggctttactgtgagttatagaaatgtaatagcagtaggctggtcacctgcataagaaatagcacttctttacaaatccctctcttcacatctccccagagacgtgacacaacctaactagatccagacacaaagagaaacttctcccaaagggactatgaaataaggcacggtattaaacagaaatagatatatatgtattaccatcatgttctccattcaatcccactatgtactaagttggctaccagccacctaggaacttacaaccctcatttaacagagcggagaacaacagctcaaaaataaagataaaatgattgtccacataagccaactttttccagcaggaaaaagttgtgattccctctcttcacatctccaaagagatgtgacttaaactaggcaagtcaggcggAATGATCCacttgcataacacatacatacatccccacaaggcaacagcagatataATGTAAACTTAATAGgcactctcctcctcatcctcgaaTTCAAGTAGGTCTTTATCCAGCAGAGGAAACATctgggaaggggaggaagggtcaATAGCTCTAGAGATAACCCTAGTGGTAAGGGAACGGATGCATGGAATGCAACAGCATCCACAGAGAACTAAAATGGCAGCGAACACCGAAATGGATACCAAAATGGAGGAAACCAgggttttatatttaccaaacgCACTCATCCAGGAGTCCCACATCGAGGTATCTATCCCAGAATGAGATTTCATTTTACCATTAAGCGTCCGCAGACCCTCCAAAGCGACCGTCAAACTACCATCCGAGGCTGTGTTATTAGGGATGAAAGTACAACACTGGTCACCAAACATAGAGCAAACTCCGCCCTTCTCAGAGAGTAACATATCAATGGCAATACGATTTTGGAAAGCCATCAGGCTGGTTGCAGCCAGTTGACCATGTACCGCTTCAAAACCCTGCTGAGTCCAGTTGCCTAGTCTTTGGACATTgtaatgtatatagttaatacGATCAACATTTTTGTTAACTGTGCACCACCAACAGATGGATGATTCAAACCCTGCAGCTACCTGATCTATTAACTTATACTCATCAGGCACTCCCCTagggactccgatagcgtctatgTAGGAGGGGTCTCCACTAGATGGGGTGGTGGCTCTCCTGGAACGTCCCCTATATCCGGGATTCACTCCCTGGATCCGCAGAACAAGGTCCTCGGCTCCTATAGGGTAGATAGAAACAGGCAACAAGAGAGTAACAAGTGCACAGCGTCCAGTACTGTTGGAGGGTAACTTATCAAACAGGACcgtactaccacaccaccaccacacatctgCTCTGGATATTGGCCTGAGGCTCCCCTTAATATTAACTGTATCCAGACACCAATCCGCAGGAATCCATCCCACCTCGGTTCCTCCTCCCGTCATATTGACACAAGTAAAATTTGCCCTTGCAACCTGGTTGGAAAACACTGGGTTCCTAGTGGTGAATTTAGTAACCGGATAGACATCATCCCAGGCAGTACAATTATCCCTGGGGTTATCTGTAGTCATAAGAGGGATTAGACATGCTAGAGTCACTACTGCTGGGACAATGCGGAGCAATGGACGAGCTCCCATGCACACCACACAACTCTGCCTGGTGGTATTTGCAGCTTCCTCGGTCAACAATAGCCAATTATTGGAAAAACCTGAGACTCCTGTGGCTGTTAAAATTACATCATCCGGACTTTTAAGCCTGGATATTGCCTCCACCGGGCCAAACAGTGGGGATGACGGGGACCCTTTTACGGGTGCGGTCATGTCATTCCTTACTGTAACCGAAGTCGGTTTAGGATTATTAGTCACGCAAATTCGCCACAACCAATAACTGACCCCGGAAATCCCTGGGGCCAGTATGAAATCATAACACCCTAAGGGCTGGCCCCCTGGCCTAACAGTAAATTTCAGTCCCGTATTTGTCTTAGTTAAAGTCAGTCGCTTCCGCCATTTCACTGCCTCCTCGTTTGTTGTCCAGTCTTCCCACCCATTACCTGTCTCCCCCACCAAATTCCTCCAAGACCAATCGCCAACCTTCCCTAATGTCATATACCAGACATGTCCGGCAAACCAGAGTGCATTGGCCCCCACCTGTTCCCTCCCCTTTTGCCTAGAGTACCCTAAAGTCCCCCAAGGGATGTTAATGATATTAGTTGCGGTTGCGGGGACGCAAACGGTCGTGCTCCGTATGTCGTTGGCCTTACAATCAGTGTCAGGGGTGGTGGAATGCCTCTTGTGCAAATGATTAGTCAGTTCTATATGTGCCATGgatgtggtcaggttggatgACCCATTAGAGGGTCCTATATCTGCTTGTAATGTAGGTGTATGATGCTCTAATACCCACAGGAGAATCCCCATGGAAACTCCTGTGACtacaataaaaataacaaacaCGGGGCCCGATATCCCCAATCTCGTCCAGGGATAGCCCCTATCTCTGGACGACCGGTTAGTTGGTGTGCTGGGGAGTTGCTCCCACATCCTCACCAACTAAGGGTTCTGTGGTTGTAATCAAATTTAGGTCGCTCAAATCGACCCTGACTTCAGTCAGAGTTCTGGAAGGAGTCGGTGCTGGTGTACAATGAGTCAAGTGGTGCCAAGGTGCGCCCGATttacctttgacctggactgagTGTGAAGTAACCTCCTTCACTTCGTACGGTCCAGTCCACCTGGGATCCGCCCACTTTCTTTTGTGGACCTTGATCCTTACCCAATCGCCGACCTTTACCCTCAGTTGCTCCGGATCTCCCGTCAGCTCCCCCTCATGGACTTTGTGTATCTGTTTGGAAAGAGCTGCGGACAGTTCCGTCAATTTTCTTACATAGTCAGTCATACCTATCTGGTGTACATCAAGAGGGGGCATATGACCTCCCTCTCTTGGTGGACCTGGCATTACTCTCCCTGTCATTATTTCGTGGGGTGAGAGATGAGTCCCTGCCCCAGGTGATGACCTCATGGCCATCAACGCCAGTGGCAGGGCCTCCACCCATGTCAGTTTTGTACCAGCACACACTTTGGCTATCTTACACTTCAGAGATTGGTtgcagcgctccacaaggccttgGGCTTGCGGCTTATACACGGAACCAAACTTGTGTATAATTCGAatctctcctccacctgtctcaggTGTTTATTTGCGAAGTGGGACCCATTGTCAGAACGGATATGTCTAGGGACCCCATATCTAGGTATgagttctgtctgtagccacttaATGACCATTTTCCCATCCTCCTTAGCTGTTGGAATTGCTTCTACCCATCTAGAGAATCTATCTACCATTACTAGCAAATATCTCTTCCCGTTCTTTACATTGTCTTCTCCCATGTCTGTATAGTCTATACTGATGTCTTGGAAACATGCGTTTGGCACCGGGTAGGCCCCCATCGGGGTTTGGTAAGGCTTCTTTGGATTGTGGCTCCCACATATGTTGCATTCGTCACAGAATAAATCTGTCATGTCCTTCATGTGGGGGTGCCACCATATGTACGAAACCTTCTGTAAAGTTCTGAGTTTCCCTTCATGAGTGGGTCCATGGGCTTCCCTTATCAGTTCTGGACAGAGATTAGCCGGAGCCACCAGTCGGCCATCATGGCATCTCCATATTCCATCTGGTCCTTTAGAGCCTCCCTTCTGTGTCCAAACCGAATGTTTGTAAGGGCCtgcctcttcctgtagttctagTATGTGTTGGCTTGTCAGTTCAGTCCTTGCCGGTTCTATCCCGAGCACCATCTGTCGGGGGCTGTATCCTCCTGCGGCCTTGGCTGCCAGGTCTGCGGCATCATTTCCTTGATTGATTCTGCTGGTCAGTCTTTGGTGGCCTCGGCATTTCATTATGGCCACTGTCTTTGGTAAGGACACGGCATGTATCAAACGTTCCATTTGGGCTCGGTGCTTGATGGGTAGGTTACCTGTGGTGGTAAAGTTGCGCCTAACCCATTGTGGTCCATCTATGTGCACAGCTCCGTGTGCGTATGCCGAGTCcgtgtaaatgtttacagtttttccTTCGGCTTTCTCTAGAGCTTGAGTCAAAGCCACAATTTCCGCAAGTTGTGCCGATGCTGGCTGGGGGATAATTCCTGATTCCAACGTGACATGTGTTTTGTCATGCAGCTGCTGTACGACCGCATAGGCAGCTACGTTTCCTGTGTCTCCCTTGTAGCAACATCCGTCTGTGTACAGCCATAGGTCTGGAGATGTCAGTGGTTCATTTTCTAGGTCTGGTCTCAATTTGAGCTCTTGtgctgccctctcttggcaggagtGTGCTAGGCCATCTTCTGCGGTGAGTGCATCTGCCATGTTCTTGTCGGTGTTCACAAAAGTGATGTGTGACTGGGTGCATttgttctggattttgttttttcTGTCCGCACTGAAGGTAAATTCTTTGCTGATGAggtatgctgccaccccgtggtgGGTGTGTATTTGCATCTTGTGGCACATTACCGGATGGGCTGTCTTCTCAATCGCCTTGGCTACCGCCGCAACGTATCTGGAACAGGCGGTCTGGCCGGTTTCAATGTGGTCAAGTTTTGAAGAGTGGTACATGagtactcttctctccccctcatgtTTCTGAAAAAGGACGGCGGATGCAAAGCCTTCCTTTTCAGAAACATCCAGGTGAAATGTTTTACCGTAGTCTGGTGCCGTGAGAGCAGCAGCCACAGACAGGTCAGTCTTTAGGAGCCCAAACGCCGTTGAAGCTTCAGGAGTCCATGTAAGTGGGGCCTGTAGGTTTCTTGGGCCAGCTTCTCGAACAATTTCTCTCAGAGGTTCAGTTCtttcagtatagtctgggatgtgAGTACGGCTGTATCCCGTCAACCCCAGGAAAGAGAGCATTCCTGAAACAGTAATGGGCCTGGGATGGTGTAGGATTGAGTCTCGGTGTGATTTTGAGAGGCCGGCCCCCTCGCTTGAGATTTCCCTTCCCAGGAACAGAACGGTTCGTCTGCATGATTGGACTTTTGACATCTTGCCTTTGTAGCCTTTGACTGCCAGAAAGTCTAACAGGGTTTTAGTCATTTCTAGACAGAGGTCTGAGGTGGGAGCCCCCAGCAACAGGTCGTCTACGTATTGTATGAGTATCACTCCTTCTgggattttcagttctgccaggtGAGTCTTCAGAATATGATTGAAGATTCCAGGGGAAGAAGTGTAACCTTGGGGAAGTACGGAATAGGTAAATTGCTGATTCTcgtaggtaaaggcaaaaagtggCTGGGAAGCCTTATCCAATGGGATGCTGAAAAAGGCATTGGCCAAGTCCACTACGGTGAAATACCGATGTTTGGGTGACAGGTTGCTCAGTATGATGTGTGGGTCTGGAACAGGGAGATCGATAGGTGTGGTAACTTCATTTACAGCCCGGAAATCCTGCACCATCCGGTATGTTTCTCCTCCTGCCTTCAGAACCGGCAGTATGGGGGTGTTCCAGAGTGATAGAGTCCTGTATATGCACCCAGCTCCCAGGAGGCCTTCGATAGTGGGTCTGATCCCCTCGGTCTGTTCATGCTTCAGTCGATATTGGGTTCGAAATATTGGTACTTGTGCCGGATTGGTTAGGGTAATGCGCACTGGTTGGACCTGTAACTTTCCCACGTCAAATGGTGTGGTTGTCCATATTGCCTTGTCTATGGAATCCAAGACAGCAGGGGAGGAAGGGTGATCAGAATATGGTTTCCCGTGGTGCCTGGGGAGAGTGAGACGCTCAGGCTGGCACCGTTCTTCCGTGTCCACCATAGTCAGCCGCCACATCTTTTCGGTGGTTGCCTTCAACAGGCCTGGTGTACTAGTCGCTTCCCAAGTGAGTTTCGAGGCCCTTTTTATCATTGGACCCAGACTTCGGGCCTCATGTCCATTCCCTACTGCGAGGGTCACGTGTGGAGCAGAGTCGGGTCCCAGTTGATACCAAGGTTTAATATGGTGTGGGAGTATGACTGGGGCTGCCACCCCCTCAGGGCCGCACATGATGGTAAGGCAGCGTATGTTTGGGGTAAGATGCATCATGTTTTCATCCCAATCTTGTGTGTAAGGCGTGTCTTCGTCGTCAGTGACGTTGAGAGTGCAGTGCAACTCTGCCTGTGGTGTCTTATAGGGATGAAAGGTGTATATTAGCTTCCTCCATTGGTTGAATTGAAATTGGATGGCAGGAGTTCCAGGTCCAGATGGTAGGCATTTGAGCCAGTAAACCTCCTGTGTGGTGGatagagcaggtgcgggcagaatTGGGAGCATCAGGATTCGGGCCCTTGGCGGTGGATCGAGCGACACCTCCACACCTGATTCAGTTAGGTAGATTGCGCATCCTAATTTACAGAGTAGGTCTCGACCTAGTAGGTTGATTGGGCAATTTGGACAATATAGGAATTGGTGTTTCAAACTGGAAGGGCCCCACTGGAACAATAGTGGAGTAGTTTTGTATTGATCTTCAGGATTTCCTGAAACCCCCACCACCTTTACCTTGTCTGAAGAGAGGGGTTGATGAGAATTGATGGCGGAATATGTACATCCAGTGTCCACAAGGAACCTGTGGGTGACCCCTTGTACTACGCATGTAATAGTGGGTTCCGTGTGGACAGAGAATTGTTGGCCATCTAACCCGACTGGTGGTGGTGGGCAGCCTCATTCCCATGGGGGGGTATCCCTCGGACATCCCCTGGAAGGTGGGACCGGTAGGGGGCGCTGGGTTGTAGGCTGGTTGATATCCCTGGGCAGGGGCTGGTGGATATCCCTGGGCAGGGGCTGGGTACCTTGGGGCCCCTCTTCCCCGttgtccacctctcctccccctgtaggCCAAGTATGACTGGCGCTGCTGTGAGAGGGGAGCGGGGCAGGCCCTTGCATAATGCCCTTCTTGGTTACAGTTGTAGCAATTTCTTCTAGCTTGCGGCGGTCCCCCCCATGTCGGTCCAGGTGGGTTGGAAAATCCAGGCTGGGTGTAACCCTCATATCCGTAGTTGGCTCCTGGATTTGGAGGGGCGGCGTATACGACCGGTGCCTGTGCGGGGGTCGGTGGTGCTGGAGCGGCCACCAACATCTGGTTCATGGTCTGAGTCACAATCTTGGCTATATCAGTGGGTTCCTCCGCCACCATTTGCTTTTTAGGCTTTGCGGTCTTTTGGGCCTCATTCAATTGTAATTTGAGCAACTGGAGTTGCAGCGACTGAACTTGTGAATCAGCCGTGCCTTTGTCTTTGTTGTATTGAGAGATGTGATGGTGGACATGGGACTTGAATTGAGCAGTTGGCAAGGCCATCAGCCCCACTGTGGCCCTTAGCTTGCTTTTCACCTCTGTCGGCGTCCCATTCACCACCATCTCCTTCCACATGCTGAGAGTAGTTCCGCTCTGGTCATGGGGTTCAATGTGGACTGACCTCCAGGTGGTCTTGGCCCTATCTAGGTATTGAGCTGCCTGCTCCCCGTCTTCCATGGCAAAAGAGGTAAGGGTTGCATAATTTTTCTCGGTGGGATATGCCCTTCTGAGCTCGTTCCACAGTGATACTCTGTATTTCTCAGGTTCTGTTGCTGACCCAAATGTTCCCAGTCCTGCTGTGTTTATTAGGGCATTCATGGTCGTGTAGTCGGTTGACCTAGCCAATAAGGCCTTCATGTCCCCCAAGGCAAGCCGGACCCCGGAAGTTAGGGACTGAAGCTGAAGCAGCCAGGCTGAGGCACCCCCATGTAAGCTCGGGAGCTGTTCCATCAGGGCCGTCAAATCTTGCATCTTCCAGGCAACGTATTCCTCTCGGTGCGTTGTGTCGTCCATCCTGAGTGGCATTTGATACAGCCCATGTCGTCTTTGGGCttcttcttccccttctctcctttgtCTGGCTATGATGCGCTTCGACCGTCTTACTGCCGTTTCAACGGGGGTTGATTTTCCCTTAAAAACTCCTTGTATCAGGACTACTTCACCCGTTTCTGCTGCGACTTCTTCCATGAGTTTCAGTTGACTTTTTGCCTCCCATACACCTGCAGCCGTGAGGGGaacgtcttcctctgtctcctcttgtaGTTCCATATCATCTTCTCCCTGTTCTTCCGGTTCGCTGAAAGTCATTAAATTTTCTTCTTGTCGGCGGCCACTTGCGAATATCGCTCCTTGGTTCCCCTCTATGTTCTCCGTACACACTGGATGTGCAGGAGGTGGGGGTTCccctcccctctgacttcaagcTGCTCCCGTTGCCCCATGCTCCATCTGTGAATGGATTCCTCGTGTGGCCACTGGGGTGGAGCTGTTCTCGCATAGATCGAGGGGCATGCATGTCAGATGGCCCTGGTGTGCACCTTTGTGCACCCCCTGGTGTGGAGTAACCCTGTGGGCCAGGCTTTAATTCTTCACACTCCAGGTGGCCCCCTTTGATCAACGTATCCCCTCAGAGTACTCCTTCTTTTACAAGGAACACAGGGGCCTGTGTTGACGCGGGCCCGGCCCTTTTCCCCTTATCAGTATAAGGTGGAGGCAAATTTGATAGGACCGGGTAAAGGGGTCGGGTCGTTGAGGGCACATGTGTTGGCGGGGCAGAGGGAAATGGATTTGGCGACATCTCCTGGTGGTGGCCCGTCTGCTCATCTTCCCCTTCTGAGGGAGTGGCCACCCCCATCATTTCAGGTTTTTTATTCAGTTGTGCTCTCAGCGCCTCTTCGATGGCCCAAGTTCCTATCTTCAGTTCCActtctgccctttctctctgtttagtcccttctttcttaaatacgtgatttTTGTTATTTTCTGCCTCTTTATCTCTAGCTTCCTGCAGTgtctctcttaacccacattccattgttttcagctgGACCCCGGTTGGCGTTCCCCCTGCTAGGTAACCTGCTTGCGTCCATCTTAGCTTTAATCCCTCCCAAATTTTCTTTATATGCTTccattgttcctttccccctgatctatattccattttttggtctaggaactcattaaacttcagctttggagtattgggggtcgccattgtgaatttgctttaatcgtaattcaatttaattcaatcggaatttaatcgtagttttaATCGGAATTCTCTCAGGCTATCTGAATATAGTTAGCATATACTTCGCCCGACGTTGATTAATACCCACGATGTATTCGAGGAGACAC
It includes:
- the LOC135572653 gene encoding uncharacterized protein LOC135572653 — encoded protein: MDDTTHREEYVAWKMQDLTALMEQLPSLHGGASAWLLQLQSLTSGVRLALGDMKALLARSTDYTTMNALINTAGLGTFGSATEPEKYRVSLWNELRRAYPTEKNYATLTSFAMEDGEQAAQYLDRAKTTWRSVHIEPHDQSGTTLSMWKEMVVNGTPTEVKSKLRATVGLMALPTAQFKSHVHHHISQYNKDKGTADSQVQSLQLQLLKLQLNEAQKTAKPKKQMVAEEPTDIAKIVTQTMNQMLVAAPAPPTPAQAPVVYAAPPNPGANYGYEGYTQPGFSNPPGPTWGGPPQARRNCYNCNQEGHYARACPAPLSQQRQSYLAYRGRRGGQRGRGAPRYPAPAQGYPPAPAQGYQPAYNPAPPTGPTFQGMSEGYPPMGMRLPTTTSVEVSLDPPPRARILMLPILPAPALSTTQEVYWLKCLPSGPGTPAIQFQFNQWRKLIYTFHPYKTPQAELHCTLNVTDDEDTPYTQDWDENMMHLTPNIRCLTIMCGPEGVAAPVILPHHIKPWYQLGPDSAPHVTLAVGNGHEARSLGPMIKRASKLTWEATSTPGLLKATTEKMWRLTMVDTEERCQPERLTLPRHHGKPYSDHPSSPAVLDSIDKAIWTTTPFDVGKLQVQPVRITLTNPAQVPIFRTQYRLKHEQTEGIRPTIEGLLGAGCIYRTLSLWNTPILPVLKAGGETYRMVQDFRAVNEVTTPIDLPVPDPHIILSNLSPKHRYFTVVDLANAFFSIPLDKASQPLFAFTYENQQFTYSVLPQGYTSSPGIFNHILKTHLAELKIPEGVILIQYVDDLLLGAPTSDLCLEMTKTLLDFLAVKGYKGKMSKVQSCRRTVLFLGREISSEGAGLSKSHRDSILHHPRPITVSGMLSFLGLTGYSRTHIPDYTERTEPLREIVREAGPRNLQAPLTWTPEASTAFGLLKTDLSVAAALTAPDYGKTFHLDVSEKEGFASAVLFQKHEGERRVLMYHSSKLDHIETGQTACSRYVAAVAKAIEKTAHPVMCHKMQIHTHHGVAAYLISKEFTFSADRKNKIQNKCTQSHITFVNTDKNMADALTAEDGLAHSCQERAAQELKLRPDLENEPLTSPDLWLYTDGCCYKGDTGNVAAYAVVQQLHDKTHVTLESGIIPQPASAQLAEIVALTQALEKAEGKTVNIYTDSAYAHGAVHIDGPQWVRRNFTTTGNLPIKHRAQMERLIHAVSLPKTVAIMKCRGHQRLTSRINQGNDAADLAAKAAGGYSPRQMVLGIEPARTELTSQHILELQEEAGPYKHSVWTQKGGSKGPDGIWRCHDGRLVAPANLCPELIREAHGPTHEGKLRTLQKVSYIWWHPHMKDMTDLFCDECNICGSHNPKKPYQTPMGAYPVPNACFQDISIDYTDMGEDNIHKVHEGELTGDPEQLRVKVGDWVRIKVHKRKWADPRWTGPYEVKEVTSHSVQVKGAEDLVLRIQGVNPGYRGRSRRATTPSSGDPSYIDAIGVPRGVPDEYKLIDQMFPLLDKDLLEFEDEEESAY